A stretch of the Candidatus Thorarchaeota archaeon genome encodes the following:
- a CDS encoding archaemetzincin family Zn-dependent metalloprotease: protein MDSALILLYPFDDVNQDFLERIKTNCYDALPGSFPQLEVEDTALAIPKQGYVEHRKQYRASAFLTRLEEESPRSIHAIGLVDEDLFTPKLNFVFGVAQPEGNAVVALSRLKPQFYGKPKNSNLFELRVVKEILHELGHIFRLRHCDNHCVMRFSNKLSQTDLKPAEYCESCYTDLQAITQNDLER from the coding sequence GTGGATTCCGCGTTAATTTTGCTGTATCCCTTTGACGATGTCAATCAAGATTTCTTAGAGCGAATAAAGACAAATTGCTATGATGCTTTGCCAGGTTCCTTTCCGCAGCTGGAAGTGGAGGACACTGCCTTAGCCATCCCTAAACAAGGCTATGTTGAACATCGAAAACAGTATAGAGCCAGCGCGTTTCTAACCAGACTAGAAGAAGAGAGTCCTAGGAGCATACATGCAATTGGATTGGTTGATGAAGATTTATTCACACCAAAACTGAACTTCGTTTTCGGCGTAGCGCAACCAGAGGGAAATGCAGTTGTGGCCCTTTCACGCCTCAAACCCCAATTCTATGGCAAGCCTAAGAATAGCAACCTTTTCGAACTTCGGGTAGTCAAGGAGATTCTTCATGAACTTGGACATATATTTCGGCTTCGTCACTGTGACAACCACTGTGTCATGCGCTTCTCCAACAAGCTTTCTCAAACAGATCTAAAGCCTGCTGAATATTGTGAAAGTTGCTATACAGACTTGCAGGCTATTACCCAAAACGATCTTGAGAGATAA